Proteins co-encoded in one Pocillopora verrucosa isolate sample1 chromosome 1, ASM3666991v2, whole genome shotgun sequence genomic window:
- the LOC131785423 gene encoding microfibril-associated glycoprotein 4-like, with protein sequence MYLLKLLLVSLTIAFPYGDPRMTTPVFQAVNFAREIRGRRLNGSVIREIQVDSESSCRLHCVKESSCVSYNFGFTINNKKFKCQLSDSDRFASFKNFTEDKKFLYRGVKSDCEVSSSLCAENEICVPNYKDNTAECKCRYASGYTGKPCEAKCCAQLLKDGFTSNGVYTINPDGGKPIPVLCDMTTDGGGWTVFQTRLDGSVDFYRDWKAYKEGFGSLSGEFWLGNDNLHRLTNANDVMLRVDLEDFEGNITYAQYKTFKVADEAKKYRLTLREYNGTAGDSFMDHSGMQFSTKDQDSDQFGTSCAQYYKGAWWYKGCHISNLNGLYLNGQHASHAEGVNWFSFRGLYYSLKRTEMKVKAKE encoded by the exons ATGTATCTGCTTAAACTACTTCTAGTGTCTCTAACGATTGCTTTTCCATACGGAGACCCTCGAATGACAACACCTGTCTTCCAAGCCGTTAACTTTGCCAGAGAAATAAGAGGTCGACGCCTTAATGGAAGTGTTATTAGAGAAATACAGGTGGATTCAGAGAGTTCTTGTCGACTACACTGCGTGAAAGAAAGCTCATGTGTATCATACAACTTTGGATTCACAATAAACAACAAGAAGTTTAAATGTCAACTAAGCGACTCCGATCGCTTTGCTAGTTTTAAGAATTTCACCGAAGACAAAAAATTTCTCTACCGAGGAGTGAAG AGTGATTGTGAGGTCAGCTCTTCCCTTTGTGCAGAGAACGAAATTTGTGTTCCCAACTATAAAGACAACACTGCAGAATGCAAATGTCGTTATGCTTCTGGATATACGGGAAAACCATGCG AAGCGAAATGCTGCGCTCAACTACTTAAAGATGGTTTCACTTCCAATGGCGTGTACACCATCAACCCAGATGGTGGTAAGCCAATACCagtgttgtgtgacatgacCACAGACGGTGGAGGTTGGACCGTTTTCCAGACACGTTTGGACGGCTCCGTTGACTTCTATCGTGACTGGAAAGCTTACAAAGAGGGGTTCGGAAGTTTGAGCGGCGAgttctggcttggaaacgacaATCTTCACCGTTTGACGAATGCTAATGACGTCATGTTGAGAGTTGACTTAGAGGACTTTGAGGGGAACATCACATACGCTCAGTACAAGACATTTAAGGTGGCAGACGAGGCTAAAAAGTACAGACTCACTCTCAGAGAATACAATGGCACAGCGGGAGATTCCTTCATGGATCATAG CGGTATGCAGTTTTCCACGAAAGATCAAGATAGTGATCAATTTGGAACAAGCTGTGCCCAATACtacaaaggagcctggtggtacaaaGGCTGCCATATATCCAATCTAAACGGATTGTATTTGAATGGCCAACATGCCTCTCATGCTGAGGGAGTCAACTGGTTTAGTTTCAGAGGCCTTTACTACTCACTAAAACGCACTGAGATGAAAGTAAAAGCCAAGGAATAA
- the LOC136283889 gene encoding microfibril-associated glycoprotein 4-like, with amino-acid sequence MYLLKLLLVSLTIALTYGDPRMMTPVFQAVNFAIEIRGRRLNGNVIREIQVDSESSCRLHCVKESSCVSYNFGSTINNKKFKCQLSDSDRFASFKNFTEDNKFLYRGVKSDCEVSSSLCAENEICVPNYKDNTAECRCRYASGYTGKPCEAKCCAQLLKDGFTSNGVYTINPDGGKPIPVLCDMTTDGGGWTVFQRRLDGSVDFYRDWKAYKEGFGSLSGEFWLGNDNLHRLTNANDVILRVDLEDFEGNITYAEYKKFKVADEANKYRLTLREYNGTAGDSFMGHSHMQFSTKDQDSDPHSASCAQLYKGAWWYKSCHASNLNGLYLNGQHASHADGVNWGTLRGHHYSLKRTEMKVKAKG; translated from the exons ATGTATCTGCTTAAACTGCTTCTAGTGTCTCTAACGATTGCCCTTACATACGGAGACCCTCGAATGATGACACCTGTCTTCCAAGCCGTTAACTTTGCCATAGAAATAAGAGGTCGACGCCTTAATGGAAATGTTATTAGAGAAATACAGGTCGATTCAGAGAGTTCTTGTCGACTACATTGCGTGAAAGAAAGCTCATGTGTGTCATACAACTTTGGATCCACAATAAACAACAAGAAGTTTAAATGTCAACTAAGCGACTCCGATCGCTTTGCTAGCTTTAAGAATTTCACCGAAGACAACAAATTTCTCTACCGAGGAGTGAAG AGTGATTGTGAGGTCAGCTCTTCCCTTTGTGCAGAAAACGAGATCTGTGTTCCCAACTATAAAGACAACACTGCAGAATGCAGATGTCGTTATGCTTCTGGATATACGGGAAAACCATGCG AAGCGAAATGCTGCGCTCAACTACTTAAAGATGGTTTCACTTCCAATGGCGTGTACACCATCAATCCAGATGGCGGTAAGCCAATACCagtgttgtgtgacatgacCACGGACGGTGGAGGTTGGACCGTTTTCCAGAGACGTTTGGACGGTTCCGTTGACTTCTATCGTGACTGGAAAGCTTACAAAGAGGGGTTCGGAAGTTTGAGCGGCGAATTCTGGCTCGGAAACGACAATCTTCACCGTTTGACGAATGCTAATGACGTCATTTTGAGAGTTGACTTGGAGGACTTTGAGGGGAATATCACATACGCCGAGTACAAGAAATTTAAGGTGGCAGACGAGGCTAATAAGTACAGACTCACTCTCAGAGAATACAATGGCACAGCGGGAGATTCCTTCATGGGTCATAG CCATATGCAGTTTTCCACGAAAGATCAAGATAGTGATCCACATTCTGCAAGCTGTGCCCAACTCTACAAAGGGGCCTGGTGGTACAAAAGCTGCCATGCGTCCAATCTAAACGGATTGTATTTGAATGGCCAACATGCCTCTCATGCTGATGGAGTCAACTGGGGCACGTTGAGAGGCCATCACTACTCACTAAAACGCACCGAGATGAAAGTAAAAGCCAAGGGATAA